Proteins encoded in a region of the Augochlora pura isolate Apur16 chromosome 4, APUR_v2.2.1, whole genome shotgun sequence genome:
- the LOC144469520 gene encoding focadhesin, translating to MDEIEYKLQSGNPVLISHAIAKLFDSIKKRRHDCADDKISQLPEFKLLSAKRENADIAVSTSACQALITLVENGFWNTDEALSTFVSSLSSIKNYTVATTAIGHLLVVHLRNSKEDDALYPFTLHAPQHPFITILNRDKYSWQCVLHQMASIMNHQDLRVRKNSLAMLRPVFLYILCNPFPNPLDCCMQQTWQLLFQSENSVCLQMEVSLWLYTADIYSCINTNYRILEVAKKAYRENDKYYCTAIAPVLASLAIQLLKHGSDPRPNFDTLLVIINQCDIRIGDFMLALMTEVIILCPAIYLHSTLRICAAITKKLWCNDILLNTLIASILKWMAYPSLLCSDALDMATNLLREMFVERRTGYDNTAVTHKVFEAFTNFDPYLQFYVEIIRCLNIWKANDILVWLKQLSQVPIDLKCKCKLLLSGLFIETNDPIVAELSCNILVDVSKEVKSFESHLLSLVLHKLTKSKNSRELKYLLLVVPELATSKENVPIITHTLDTLLHGDKQLKYFAVELYLKTLKAQPMCYRFVSAAIIRLMKTDHSWHSNATCARAMRFVCENHPEHGEALVPLLSEILNRSTDANGGTASALALKSISALCNASVIDISSTWKVLAPKMEKEKRIIVLQSLCELFADVASYPSFLSVETYDHLVTDIVSNLWMYATVNNPRVAESALKTLASFSLERIPLETLPVNFRSHLVTSNDASGDEKPKTSFQYVPASCWIEMLKNINKSVLSSAGNLLISFVNEELQNFRSGIYIWPHGEPQNYKYLPEKSVIRVVGEYLRRSDKSEANNHRIITECLRIFAHKYTKLLPNVNWSFLADTINLSPETKTYTLAIACRHAKISLSAKSFIENYLSTYRSETDSDFDLNMDECIILYQNLDDLCQAVQRSNLKPFLTTTLEHALEKIAFDNERLENFFDTIMFSYARTLINEEVYDGNFTLLSNLLEKLFDQIDLTYTRFKSYITAVLELPTKHTEMITSPRAWSEVTANRLKNAIAIRAELVLKKCSESLLTWFSELIDESILMPSIQIYFLETIQRVYIGIHPAKSIINWILEFMTQIQALLLESIEDNSSKIEFYCNVLFVSIISLSGIDRTLMKQVFLVTSANVRIELFPRALMILSDRQDWKCAMPQIMEWLNHMRTSTIPNVYKLAFHRSIICLRHNPYYKDVWTKYLSVRTEM from the exons atggACGAAATAGAATACAAACTACAATCTGGAAATCCTGTATTAATATCGCAC GCAATAGCAAAACTTTTCGATTCCATTAAGAAAAGGAGACACGATTGTGCCGACGATAAGATCTCACAA TTACCCGAGTTCAAATTGTTGTCAGCGAAACGGGAAAATGCGGACATTGCTGTTAGCACATCCGCTTGTCAGGCTCTGATAACGCTGGTCGAGAATGGATTTTGGAACACTGACGAGGCACTGTCCACATTTGTGTCCAGCCTTTCCTCCATCAA AAATTATACAGTTGCTACCACGGCAATTGGGCATTTATTAGTTGTACATTTGAGAAACAGCAAGGAAGATGATGCTTTATATCCATTTACGCTTCATGCTCCTCAACATCCCTTCATTACGATTTTGAATCGGGACAAATACAGTTGGCAATGCGTGTTGCATCAAATGGCATCCATTATGAATCACCAAGATTTGCG agttAGGAAGAACAGCTTAGCAATGTTACGGCCtgtttttctatatattttgtgCAATCCTTTTCCAAATCCATTGGATTGTTGCATGCAACAAACTTGGCAATTGTTGTTTCAATCGGAGAACAGCGTGTGTTTACAGATGGAAGTATCGCTTTGGTTGTACACCGCGGACATTTATTCTTGCATAAATacgaattatagaattttagaaGTTGCAAAGAAAGCTTACCGTGagaacgataaatattattgtacagCGATTGCTCCTGTGCTGGCATCGTTGGCCATTCAACTATTGAAACACGGTTCGGATCCAAGACCAAATTTTGACACATTACTCGTGATCATAAATCAATGCGATATTCGCATAGGAGATTTTATGCTAGCGTTAATGACAGAAGTAATCATTTTATGTCCAGCTATTTATTTGCATAGTACCTTGCGGATAT GTGCAGCGATAACAAAGAAATTGTGGTGCAACGACATACTATTGAATACTTTAATAGCATCGATTTTAAAATGGATGGCGTATCCGTCGTTATTATGCTCGGATGCGTTGGATATGGCAACAAATTTATTGAGGGAAATGTTTGTTGAGCGACGTACCGGTTACGATAATACGGCGGTCACTCATAAAGTCTTCGAAGCGTTCACCAACTTTGATCCGTACCTTCAGTTCTACGTGGAGATTATACGTTGTCTAAACATTTGGAAGGCAAACGATATTTTAGTCTGGCTGAAACAGTTGTCGCAGGTACCAATCGATCTAAAATGCAAATGTAAGTTGTTGCTGTCTGGTCTCTTTATAGAAACAAATGATCCGATAGTTGCCGAGTTGAGCTGCAACATACTCGTCGATGTTTCCAAAGAAGTGAAAAGTTTCGAGTCGCATCTACTGTCTCTTGTGTTACATAAATTAACCAAGTCGAAAAACAGCAGAGAACTGAAGTATCTGTTATTGGTTGTACCCGAGCTGGCAACCAGTAAAGAAAACGTCCCGATTATTACGCATACGTTGGACACGCTGTTACACGGTGACAAGCAGCTGAAATACTTTGCCGTTGAATTGTATTTGAAGACGTTGAAAGCGCAGCCGATGTGTTACAGATTCGTTTCAGCTGCAATAATTCGTCTAATGAAAACCGATCACTCCTGGCATTCGAACGCAACATGCGCCAGAGCTATGAGATTCGTTTGCGAAAATCACCCCGAGCACGGCGAAGCGTTGGTACCGTTGCTATCGGAAATATTGAATCGTTCGACAGACGCGAACGGAGGAACCGCGAGCGCGCTCGCTCTCAAAAGTATATCCGCACTTTGTAACGCTTCCGTGATAGATATTTCTTCGACGTGGAAAGTACTGGCCCCGAAAATGGAGAAAGAGAAGCGTATAATTGTTTTGCAAAGCCTCTGCGAATTGTTTGCCGATGTTGCATCGTATCCGTCGTTTCTGTCTGTCGAAACGTACGATCACTTGGTCACCGATATAGTATCGAATCTATGGATGTACGCGACAGTCAACAATCCCAGGGTCGCCGAGTCTGCTCTGAAAACCCTAGCTTCGTTTTCTCTAGAGCGTATTCCTCTGGAAACGTTACCGGTAAACTTTCGATCTCATCTCGTAACATCCAACGATGCATCCGGTGACGAGAAACCGAAAACTTCATTTCAATATGTACCTGCTAGCTGTTGGATAGAAATGCTTAAGAATATCAATAAGTCAGTTCTATCGAGTGCTGGCAATCtcttaatttctttcgtcAACGAAGAATTGCAGAACTTCCGTTCCGGAATTTATATCTGGCCACACGGCGAACcacaaaattacaaatatttgccAGAGAAGAGCGTTATAAGAGTAGTCGGTGAATATTTGAGACGTTCCGACAAATCGGAAGCCAACAATCATCGTATTATCACGGAATGCCTGAGAATATTTGCTCACAAGTACACGAAACTGTTACCGAACGTAAACTGGAGTTTCCTTGCAGATACTATCAATTTGTCGCCCGAAACTAAGACGTATACCCTTGCCATTGCATGTCGTCACGCGAAGATATCTTTGTCCGCAAAATCTTTCATCGAAAACTATTTGTCAACATATCGATCGGAAACTGACTCCGACTTTGACCTTAACATGGAcgaatgtataatattgtatcagAATCTCGATGATTTGTGTCAAGCTGTACAGCGGAGTAACCTGAAGCCATTTTTAACGACTACGTTGGAACATGCACTCGAGAAGATTGCGTTCGATAACGAACGTTTGGAAAACTTCTTCGATACCATTATGTTTTCTTATGCTCGGACTTTAATAAATGAGGAAGTGTACGATGGAAATTTCACGCTGTTATCCAACTTGTTGGAAAAGCTTTTCGATCAAATCGACTTGACGTATACACGTTTCAAGTCTTACATTACAGCGGTTTTAGAGTTGCCAACAAAGCATACAGAAATGATAACATCTCCTAGAGCATGGTCCGAAGTAACAGctaatagattaaaaaatgcGATTGCAATCAGAGCCGAACTGGTTCTAAAGAAATGTTCCGAGTCATTGTTAACTTGGTTTAGCGAATTGATCGATGAATCCATCCTTATGCCTAG TATACAGATATATTTTCTTGAGACTATTCAAAGAGTATATATTGGAATACATCCTGCCAAATCGATCATAAATTGGATATTAGAGTTCATGACACAGATTCAGGCACTGTTGTTAGAATCGATTGAAGATAACAGtagtaaaatagaattctactgcaatgttttattcgtttctatCATCAGTTTATCCGGCATTGACCGTACTCTGATGAAGCAAGTCTTTTTGGTGACGTCGGCAAACGTCCGTATCGAATTATTTCCTCGAGCTCTCATGATTCTTTCCGACAGGCAAGATTGGAAGTGTGCGATGCCACAg ATCATGGAATGGTTAAACCATATGAGAACAAGTACTATTCCCAACGTTTATAAACTGGCTTTCCATCGTTCGATAATATGTTTGAGACACAATCCATATTATAAGGACGTGTGGACTAAATATCTATCGGTTAGAACcgaaatgtaa
- the LOC144469535 gene encoding protein C1orf43 homolog, giving the protein MTEELSGVTIVIFIAAGVLTMLLLFIFAKRQIMRFALRSRRGPHIPIGHDARKSLKKEIERRIEVIPRIQYEPQLISDPRFIVTPRAQVPPHYYRLKAVDDIKALEAEITKYDSCLKRHPSENLRAYLLSTLATPLNGSGQRLIHQFCDLYEHARHDPTEFGDDEYQVYTRLFLKLMDAARLLKSYPSSRKSSPSRTPIKKNVETKRNILEPRMKLPEDHTLTGSRPNTLTVMALDNSETSV; this is encoded by the exons ATGACGGAAGAACTCTCTGGTGTGacaatagttatatttatcgcGGCTGGTGTATTAACAATgttattgctatttatttttgcaaaacgTCAAATTATGAGATTTGCTTTAAGATCACGTCGAGGCCCTCATATTCCAATCGGGCACGATGCAAGAAAG TCGCTAAAGAAGGAAATTGAAAGGCGAATAGAAGTAATACCAAGGATTCAATACGAACCCCAACTTATTAGCGATCCACGATTTATCGTGACTCCTCGTGCACAAGTTCCACCGCATTACTATAGATTGAAAGCAGTAGACGACATCAAAGCGTTGG AAGCTGAAATTACGAAGTACGATAGTTGTCTCAAAAGGCATCCGTCTGAAAATTTAAGAGCTTATCTGCTCTCTACTCTAGCTACTCCACTGAATGGTAGCGGTCAAAGATTGATTCATCAGTTTTGCGATTTGTACGAACATGCTAGACACGATCCAACCGAATTTGGGGACGACGAGTATCAAGTGTACACTcgattatttcttaaattaatggATGC agcccgtttattaaaatcgtatcCAAGTAGTAGAAAATCGAGTCCAAGTCGTacacctataaaaaaaaatgttgagaCGAAACGGAATATATTGGAACCTAGGATGAAATTGCCAGAAGACCATACATTAACTGGATCAAGACCAAACACTTTGACGGTCATGGCTTTGGACAATAGCGAAACATCTGTTTAG
- the Imd gene encoding death domain-containing immune deficiency protein, with the protein MEHTRHNKMPILSNLYRRFHMLTTDAIPEPPRVEIKGHTHNLNADKTKEKSNAKSKTDNTQTNGSVPTSNSPGKEKDETKFPTYDSKQRQKTYTKMKTKPKQYSQTARIVNYNIINSNGVKIGSRTSYICHVNQVPTEGSGTSKEFESKSREQEMSANVKYLCECTDEITLEDILIIKTYIGHGWRDVARKLLYSDGQIEQFEENYGFKGISEVIYQMFLDWKQANTKTAEIGHLTNALWACREYDCAKRLASSRKDLI; encoded by the exons ATGGAACATACTCGGCACAATAAGATGCCGATACTTAGCAACTTGTATCGGCGATTTCACATGTTGACAACGGATGCAATACCTGAACCACCACGAGTAGAAATTAAAGGACACACTCATAATTTAAACGCGGATAAGactaaagaaaaatcgaacgcAAAATCAAAAACTGATAATACACAGACCAATGGTTCAGTACCTACAAGCAATTCTCCTGGGAAAGAGAAGGACGAAACAAAGTTTCCCACTTACGATTCGAAACAACGTCAAAAGACTTAtacgaaaatgaaaacaaagCCTAAACAGTACT cgCAAACAGCACGTattgtaaattacaatataattaattcgaatggAGTCAAAATCGGCTCGAGAACCAGTTACATTTGCCACGTTAATCAGGTTCCGACAGAAGGTAGCGGAACGTCGAAAGAGTTTGAATCAAAATCCCGGGAACAAGAGATGTCTgctaatgtaaaatatttatgcgaatgCACCGATGAAATTACTTTGGAagatatacttattattaagaCTTACATTGGACACGGCTGGAGAGATGTTgccagaaaattattatattcagatggtcaaattgaacaatttgaagaaaattatggATTCAAAGGAATAAGCGAA GTAATTTATCAAATGTTTTTAGACTGGAAACAGGCTAATACGAAGACTGCGGAGATCGGTCATTTGACAAATGCACTGTGGGCTTGCCGAGAGTACGATTGTGCTAAAAGATTAGCTTCTTCTcgaaaagatttaatttaa
- the Dnk gene encoding deoxynucleoside kinase isoform X1: MIFIGKTVVTVLSKMTNEFCKFYKRPYTVCIEGNIGCGKTTFLNHFKKFNNTTVLQEPVELWRDVGGANLLELMYSNPSRYAFLFQSYVQLTMLQLHTHKTPHPYKIMERSAYSARCFIENMKRTKMVLNVEYIVLEDWYDWCTKNVNFETDLIVYLRTSPDIVYQRLKIRARAEENCVPLEYLEQLHAIHEEWLYHQTLFTVPAPVLVLDGNRTLDDMVNEFESCKNRIFGTAMESKSIVKKVISPLKSLCPNESDN, from the exons ATGATTTTTATAG GGAAAACCGTGGTCACggtattatcaaaaatgaccAACGAATTCTGTAAATTTTACAAACGACCGTATACCGTGTGCATCGAGGGGAACATAGGATGTGGTAAAACAACGTTcttgaatcattttaaaaagtttaataacaCCACAGTCTTACAGGAACCCGTAGAATTATGGCGCGATGTGGGTGGAGCAAATTTGCTA GAGCTGATGTATAGCAATCCTTCTCGTTATGCTTTTTTGTTTCAATCTTATGTGCAACTAACAATGCTACAATTGCATACACACAAAACTCCACATCcatataaaattatggaaaGATCTGCATATAGCGCAAGatgtttcattgaaaacatGAAACGTACAAAGATGGTGCTGAACgtagaatatattgttttagaaGATTGGTACGACTGGTGTaccaaaaatgttaatttcgaGACAGATTTAATAG tttatcTAAGAACATCCCCAGATATTGTGTATCAAAGGCTCAAAATAAGAGCAAGAGCTGAGGAAAATTGTGTGCCATTAGAATATTTGGAACAACTCCATGCCATTCACGAAGAATGGTTGTATCATCAAACATTATTCACTGTACCAGCACCTGTCTTAGTATTGGATGGAAATAGAACATTAGATGACATGGTAAACGAGTTTGAAAGTTgtaaaaatcgtatttttgGCACAGCAATGGAAAGTAAAAGTATTGTAAAAAAGGTAATTTCCCCACTTAAGTCTTTGTGTCCAAATGAAAGCGACAATTAG
- the LOC144469530 gene encoding uncharacterized protein LOC144469530 isoform X1: MNTNNILKNYMLSQYTVDKLKPIKETLLRNMHQTDPSWTVIIGKEKNEIYAEEKTMDENDEDDNNDLSKTAKSTEFPSTQFYFTQFGNDFEKEIKQSFVQKCDIVECLLENLERPIGKLDVNLLENLEDEEFVEVVCNLEKKLGTTGVYNICHSLNNMRMEQRIKYTSVFYTYLLLPQIILMEEPSRMLLSVIIESVQKFPDDIQKLIFVPLLNADLKDTTIINVITNTFEHRRSLVLITEYLSHAKELKLWHLPVLHNLISVKLDDATKEKFIQLLSGKALDFSRDKNFGRLVLLFIKTNLTFSEQQKLLLWEIANINQTFFKKPIQNLLKDT, translated from the exons atgaacacaaataatattttaaaaaattacatgttATCACAGTACACTGTGGACAAATTAAAGCCaattaaagaaacattgtTAAGGAACATGCATCAGACCGATCCTTCATGGACAGTTATAATAGGAAAG gagaaaaatgaaatatatgcGGAAGAAAAAACCATGGATGAAAATGATGAAGATGATAACAATGATTTATCTAAGACAGCCAAATCTACAGAATTTCCATCTACtcaattctattttacacaatttggcaatgattttgaaaaggaaattaaacAATCGTTCGTACAAAAATGTGATATTGTAGAATGTCTTTTGGAAAATTTAGAACGTCCCATTGGAAAGTTAGATgtaaatttattggaaaatttagAGGATGAAGAATTTGTAGAGGTTGTTTGCAACTTAGAGAAGAAATTGGGCACAACAGGTGTCTACAACATTTGTCATTCTTTGAATAATATGAGAATGgagcaaagaattaaatatacatcagTTTTTTATACTTACTTACTGCTACCACAG ATAATTTTGATGGAAGAACCATCAAGAATGTTATTGTCCGTTATTATAGAAAGCGTACAGAAATTCCCAGATGacattcaaaaattaatttttgttcctcTGTTAAATGCCGATTTAAAAGATACAACAATTATAAACGTTATAACGAATACTTTTGAACATCGACGTAGTCTCGTTTTGATCAC GGAATACTTGTCGCACGCGAAAGAACTTAAACTATGGCATCTTCCTgttttgcataatttaatatctgtcAAACTAGACGATGCAACAAAAGAGAAATTCATACAATTATTGTCTGGAAAGGCGCTCGATTTTTCtagagataaaaattttggAAGACTTGTACTGTTGTtcataaaaacaaatttaacttTTTCTGAGCAGCAGAAACTCTTATTATGGGAAATTGCTAATATAAATCAAACGTTTTTCAAAAAACCTATACAAAACCTGTTAAAAGAcacataa
- the Dnk gene encoding deoxynucleoside kinase isoform X2: MTNEFCKFYKRPYTVCIEGNIGCGKTTFLNHFKKFNNTTVLQEPVELWRDVGGANLLELMYSNPSRYAFLFQSYVQLTMLQLHTHKTPHPYKIMERSAYSARCFIENMKRTKMVLNVEYIVLEDWYDWCTKNVNFETDLIVYLRTSPDIVYQRLKIRARAEENCVPLEYLEQLHAIHEEWLYHQTLFTVPAPVLVLDGNRTLDDMVNEFESCKNRIFGTAMESKSIVKKVISPLKSLCPNESDN; encoded by the exons atgaccAACGAATTCTGTAAATTTTACAAACGACCGTATACCGTGTGCATCGAGGGGAACATAGGATGTGGTAAAACAACGTTcttgaatcattttaaaaagtttaataacaCCACAGTCTTACAGGAACCCGTAGAATTATGGCGCGATGTGGGTGGAGCAAATTTGCTA GAGCTGATGTATAGCAATCCTTCTCGTTATGCTTTTTTGTTTCAATCTTATGTGCAACTAACAATGCTACAATTGCATACACACAAAACTCCACATCcatataaaattatggaaaGATCTGCATATAGCGCAAGatgtttcattgaaaacatGAAACGTACAAAGATGGTGCTGAACgtagaatatattgttttagaaGATTGGTACGACTGGTGTaccaaaaatgttaatttcgaGACAGATTTAATAG tttatcTAAGAACATCCCCAGATATTGTGTATCAAAGGCTCAAAATAAGAGCAAGAGCTGAGGAAAATTGTGTGCCATTAGAATATTTGGAACAACTCCATGCCATTCACGAAGAATGGTTGTATCATCAAACATTATTCACTGTACCAGCACCTGTCTTAGTATTGGATGGAAATAGAACATTAGATGACATGGTAAACGAGTTTGAAAGTTgtaaaaatcgtatttttgGCACAGCAATGGAAAGTAAAAGTATTGTAAAAAAGGTAATTTCCCCACTTAAGTCTTTGTGTCCAAATGAAAGCGACAATTAG
- the LOC144469530 gene encoding uncharacterized protein LOC144469530 isoform X2, producing the protein MDENDEDDNNDLSKTAKSTEFPSTQFYFTQFGNDFEKEIKQSFVQKCDIVECLLENLERPIGKLDVNLLENLEDEEFVEVVCNLEKKLGTTGVYNICHSLNNMRMEQRIKYTSVFYTYLLLPQIILMEEPSRMLLSVIIESVQKFPDDIQKLIFVPLLNADLKDTTIINVITNTFEHRRSLVLITEYLSHAKELKLWHLPVLHNLISVKLDDATKEKFIQLLSGKALDFSRDKNFGRLVLLFIKTNLTFSEQQKLLLWEIANINQTFFKKPIQNLLKDT; encoded by the exons ATGGATGAAAATGATGAAGATGATAACAATGATTTATCTAAGACAGCCAAATCTACAGAATTTCCATCTACtcaattctattttacacaatttggcaatgattttgaaaaggaaattaaacAATCGTTCGTACAAAAATGTGATATTGTAGAATGTCTTTTGGAAAATTTAGAACGTCCCATTGGAAAGTTAGATgtaaatttattggaaaatttagAGGATGAAGAATTTGTAGAGGTTGTTTGCAACTTAGAGAAGAAATTGGGCACAACAGGTGTCTACAACATTTGTCATTCTTTGAATAATATGAGAATGgagcaaagaattaaatatacatcagTTTTTTATACTTACTTACTGCTACCACAG ATAATTTTGATGGAAGAACCATCAAGAATGTTATTGTCCGTTATTATAGAAAGCGTACAGAAATTCCCAGATGacattcaaaaattaatttttgttcctcTGTTAAATGCCGATTTAAAAGATACAACAATTATAAACGTTATAACGAATACTTTTGAACATCGACGTAGTCTCGTTTTGATCAC GGAATACTTGTCGCACGCGAAAGAACTTAAACTATGGCATCTTCCTgttttgcataatttaatatctgtcAAACTAGACGATGCAACAAAAGAGAAATTCATACAATTATTGTCTGGAAAGGCGCTCGATTTTTCtagagataaaaattttggAAGACTTGTACTGTTGTtcataaaaacaaatttaacttTTTCTGAGCAGCAGAAACTCTTATTATGGGAAATTGCTAATATAAATCAAACGTTTTTCAAAAAACCTATACAAAACCTGTTAAAAGAcacataa